The Lampris incognitus isolate fLamInc1 chromosome 15, fLamInc1.hap2, whole genome shotgun sequence genomic interval TGGTAGGTATGCTGCAAAATGGAAAGAAATTTGACTCCTCTCGAGACAGAAACAAGCCCTTCAAGTTCAAGATTGGACGGCAGGAAGTCATTAAGGGATGGGAAGAAGGAGTAGCACTGGTATGTAAGGAAAGCAAAAGTGGTGTCTCCTTGAGAGGTTTAACCAGTCACTTCATACATttgttacatatacagtacaaATATACTATATACGACACATTTTACAAGTAGAGATATAATTCATTTGAATGACCATCTATTTCTTGGATTATTTCAGCTGTGTgatcatattgtattgtattgtcagTTATTATATTATCAATCAGTCCTGCTCTTCTTTCTTTCCATTCTGAAGATGAGCGTGGGTCAAAGGGCCAAGATCTCCTGTACGCCAGACATGGCTTATGGAGCAACAGGCCACCCCGGGGTCATCCCTCCGAATGCCACACTCATCTTCGATGTGGAGCTCCTCAAACTGGAGTGATGTGTGCAAGTTCAAAGGTTAAAGGTTAATTGGGCTGCTTTTTCCACCACCTATCCTCAAGGGGGAGACCAATACTGACCACTGCTTCCCACAACCCAGCTACAGTTTTTCCCTTTGAGTTCAACCATCTTCAGCTCAGTGTTATAAGTATCTATATTGCTGCTTTGTTGCCAACTTGtcaaaaataaaaagtgcaagagGGTTTTTAaactttttacacacacacacacagacacacacacacacaccaccagagtTTTGCCCTTTGTCTTAACATTTGTCAGTTGGTTTACCCATAGGCCTGtgctttatttgttttatttcatgttaGGTTGTAAATTTTGTTGAATCAACAAAGAATCATCCTATGGAAGCCGTACTGCATTGCAATCTAAACATATAGCCTTACAGTTTTAAAAGCAGAGAAAAGGGTACACTTTGAAAGTACAGTGCTTCCCTGCATGTTAACTGGGCATTAACAACCACTCTGCATTGACACTTTGATAAAGGTCTGTCCTGCTGAATGCTATGAATGACGTTGCTGTGTTTAGTATATTTTATATCCCTCATAAACATTTACTGCAATTGTACCGCAGAAGGAATCCAAATCCAATCCTCTACAGGACTCTTATGAGCCATGGCTACTATGACCGTTTTATCGATCGATTCTTAATAAACATGGCGAGCACTGTATGTGTCTATGTCTATTTAatgtatgacatgtcttgaattTTACAAATATGACTTTTTCTTGCATTTTATTATACAGAGTTAAAAGAGCAAATAACATCACAGCCAGAATACACAAAAAGAATACACCAAAAATTAGAAAGTACAAAACAATTGAAGtactgtacatccatccatccatccattatccgaaccgcttgtcctgctgacagggtcgcggggatgctggagcctatcccagcagtgactgggcggcaggcggggagacagggtagggccatcacacagggcgtccgcgaccggacgaacagcgccacaCTGCCGctgcaacccacattgtggtcggagAGGGGGATTACATCCGAACGGGCACCGGACAAGTTAATCAAATTTCGTCCCTCACATACTTTCTTTTCTAGACAAATTTTATAAATCAAGATTATCCAGTAAAACAGAGATTTTGTAATATATCAGTCTATACGTATAATAAGACACTAAATTCTTTAAGATAATAAATAAAACTGGTATTAAACCAAAGAGGAGATGTTTTTGATTAGTCGCGGGAGTAAAAACCTTTCACGCATATGCCACGACGTCTCCTGGTGGTCAGTTTCTTAACATGCAGACGACCGCTTCAGGACTGTGCGAgctttatttatatttacatcCGGTATCAACGGTCAAAGGTCAGCCACTCCATAGTGGCTGACGATTGGCTGAGCTAATGTTACAAACGCCATTGGTTGGACGAAAACACACCCTTCGTGTGAAGTCTGCAGAACACAACAAACGACAAGGTCAGACTTTTTGACTTTTCAGTATGATATTCGTAATCTGAGCTCTGCTGATGTTACGCGTGTCCTGTGTAGCTTCCCATATACTCACCTGTCGCCGTAAATGAAGGCGAAGATCTTTGTTTATAGCTGTCCCTTTGCGGATCCTCAGTGCTACGATGGCTAGCAAGCATAACGCTACACGTTTAGCCCCTCTTGTGAAATAGACGTCTTGCAAGCCACTACCAAGTCATACCGTCACGATGACTTATTAAAAGGGTTTCTAATGAGCTGTGATGGTTTTTGTTATCTGCTGAGTGGGACGGTATAGACAAGATACTGAGAACGCTGCAGCCCACATACGACAGTGAAATGGTTCCTGGTGGGTGACGATATcacctacacgcacacacatgtatatatatatatatatatatgccgcccaatgactgctggaataggctccagcatccccgcgacctgagagcaggataagcggttcagataagtcaagtaaattctttaatagacagcacaagcctgtttcatgccataagcaatcatcagctgttgacccccccccccccacacacacatattacattacattacagtcatttagccgacgcttttatccaaagcgacttaaaaaaagtgcatttaacgtaggaaatcaggagaactactagtcatcagaggtcataagtgcatctaaacaagcatctaagagcaaaaccagtcctaaagtaaaagtgcaagaaagagatttttattttttaaaaatgagtgaatccaataagtgctaagaacaagtaacagggtagtagttcttgaagaggtgagttttcaacctgtgccgaaagatgggcagcgactccactgtcctgacatcagtggggagttcattccaccactgtggggccaggacagaaaagagccgtgaccgggtcgatcggcagcaggggcctctgagcgacggggcaaccaggcgtcccgaggcagcagagcgaagaggttgggcgggggtgtagggcttgaccatggcctggagataggaaggcgctgttcctttcactgccctgtaggctagcaccagagtcttaaactggatgcgagcagctactgggagccagtgtaatgacatgagaaggggaattgtgtgggagaacttaaggtggttgaacaccagacgagctgcagctttctgaacaagctccataggtctgatggctgatgctggggcgccagcaaggagggagttgccgtagtccagctaggagatgaccagagcctggatgaggacctgtgccgtcttgtcggtgaggaatgggcgaatcctcctgatgttatagaggagaaatctgcacgagcgagcaaccgatgtaacgtttgcagcaaacgacagttggtcgtccaggatcagacctagattcctcgcagtccgagttggcatcaccacggtattgtcagtggtgatggccaggtctcggtgcgggcaacctttccccgggaggaacatcggttctgtcttgtccagattgagcttcaggtggtgtgtcgccatccactccgagatgtcagtcaagcacgcagcaatgcgtgtctctacttgtgtgtcagagggaggaaaggacaagatcagctgcatgtcatcggcataacaatatatatatatatagatagatagatagatagatagatagatagatagatagatagatagatagatagatagatagcgttttttttccggaaacggtcaatggtgttgataaaagtgctcaacaaaagtTTTattccctatatatatatataaatatatggggggggggcgggacgttaataagttccagactgacaagcaggtgctgactaaccaaccagacattgtggtggtcgacaagaaacagaagacagcagtagtgatcgatgtagcaatccagagcgatggcaacatcaggaagcaaGAGCATCAgaggctagagaaataccaagggctgaaagaacaactagattggatgtggaaggtgaaatccacagtagtaataggagcactaggggctgtaacccccaaactgggacagtggctccagcagatttcaggaacaacatctgagacaggcttgtactgtctcataaagaatttacttgactcactggattattttgctccttatttgttgagcacttcccctactgttgagtgttcatatatatatatgggtttggtagattatttctttgt includes:
- the fkbp1b gene encoding peptidyl-prolyl cis-trans isomerase FKBP1B, which encodes MGVEVETISPGDGRTFPKKGQTCVVHYIGMLQNGKKFDSSRDRNKPFKFKIGRQEVIKGWEEGVALMSVGQRAKISCTPDMAYGATGHPGVIPPNATLIFDVELLKLE